The sequence GGCCCGCTGGCGCGATGCGCAGACCGAACTGAACGCCGAGCGCGGCGGTATCGCGCAGACTGAACAGGCACTCAAGCTCGAAGCGGCGCATCAGCGCAATGCCGATCAGCAATTGCAGCAGTTGCAGCAGCGTCACGAGCGGCTGAAGTCGGAAGCGGGCGGTCTGGATGCCCCTGACGAAGCGCAGCTCGAAGACTTGCGCATGCAGCTCGCCGAGAACGAAGAAATCCTGCATGACGCGCAAACGCGCCTCGCCGACGCGCAGGAAACCCTGCCGCGTCTCGATGGCGAACGACGCGCTGCCCAGGAGCGTGTGCAGGCGGAAAGCGCACAGATTCATCAGCTTGACGCACGCCTTGCCGCGCTCAAGCAACTGCAGGAAAACGTCCAGACCGAAGGCAAGATCCAGCCGTGGCTCGAAAAGCACGAGCTGAACGGCTTGCCGCGCCTGTGGAAGAAGCTGCACGTCGAAGCCGGCTGGGAAGCCGCGCTCGAAGCGGTGCTGCGTGAGCGGCTCGCCGCGCTGGAAGTGTCGAACCTCGACTGGGTCAAGGCGTTCGCCACCGATGCGCCGCCCGCCAAGCTCGCGTTCTACGCCCCGCCGGCCGCCGGTCAGCCGGCCGCTACGCCGCCGGCTTTGCGTCCGCTGCTGTCGCTGGTTCGTATCGACGACGCTGGCATCCGTGCCGTGCTGAACGATTGGCTCGGCCTCGCCTTCGTTGCTGACGATATGCAACAGGCGTTGGCCATGCGCTCGCAACTGCCGGAAGGCGGTTCGTTCGTCGTCAAGGCTGGCCACGTCGTGACGCGTGTCGGCGTCCAGTTGTATGCCGCCGATTCCGAACAGGCCGGCATGCTGGCCCGTCAGCAGGAAATCGAAAACCTGGGCCGTCAGGTGCGTGCGCAAGCCTTGCTCGCCGATGAAGCGAAGGCCGCGGCGATCCGCGCCGAAGCCGCGCATACGCAAGCCGCGCAAGCGTTGACCGATGTACGTCAGCAGTCGGAGCGCGCGACGCAACGCGTGCACGCCTTGCAGATGGATGTGCTCAAGCTCGCGCAGGCGCATGAGCGCTACACGCAGCGCAGCACGCAAATCCGCGAAGAGCTCGCAGAAATCACCGCGCAGATCGAAGAGCAGCGCGCCTTGCGTGGCGAATCGGAAGCGAACTTCGAGCGTCACGACTCCGAACTCGCCGAATTGCAGGCGCGTTTCGAAGATCACCAAATGGCCTTCGAAGCACTCGACGAAGCGCTCACCGCCGCGCGCGCCCAATCGCGCGATCTCGATCGGGCCGCCACCGATGCACGCTTCGCCGCTCGCAACATGGCGAACCGCATCGAAGAATTGAAGCGCAGCATTCAGGTCTCACACGAGCAGAGCGAGCGCGTCGCCGCGTCGCTGGAAGATGCGCGCGCCGAGCTGGAAACGATCAACGAGCAAACCGCGCACACCGGTTTGCAGGACGCGCTCGATATCCGCGCGGTCAAGGAAGAAGCGCTGCACGCTGCGCGCCTCGAACTGGACGATCTGACCGCCAAGCTGCGTGCCGCTGACGAAACCCGTTTGACCGCCGAGCGTGCGCTGCAACCGCTGCGCGACCGTATCAACGAATTGCAGTTGAAGGAACAGGCCGCGCGCCTGAACGGCGAGCAGTTCATTGAGCAACTGGCCGCGGCCGGCGTCGATGAAGCCGAGTTGCAGGCCAAGCTCACGCCGGACATGAAGCCGTCCTACCTGCAAGGCGAAGTCACGCGCATCAACAACGCGATCACGGCGCTCGGGCCGGTCAACATGGCCGCGCTGGACGAACTGAAGGCGGCGAGCGAGCGCAAAACGTTCCTCGATTCGCAATCGGCCGACCTGAACAACGCGATCGAAACGCTGGAAGACGCAATCCGCAAGATCGACGGTGAAACACGCACCTTGCTGCAAGGCACCTTCGACGAAGTGAACCGTCATTTCGGCGAGCTGTTCCCGCGTCTGTTTGGCGGTGGCCAGGCCAAGCTGATCATGACCGGCGACGAAATTCTCGACGCCGGCGTGCAGGTGATGGCGCAACCGCCGGGCAAGAAGAATTCGACGATTCACCTGCTGTCGGGCGGCGAGAAGGCCTTGACCGCCACCGCACTGGTGTTCGCAATGTTCCAGCTGAATCCCGCGCCGTTCTGTCTGCTCGACGAAGTGGACGCGCCGCTCGACGACGCCAACACGGAACGCTTCGCGAACCTCGTGCGCGCGATGTCGGACAAGACGCAGTTCCTGTTCATTTCGCACAACAAGATCGCGATGGAAATGGCGCAGCAACTGATCGGCGTGACCATGCAGGAGCAGGGCGTGTCGCGGATCGTTGCCGTCGACATGGAAACGGCTGCGGGTTTCGCCCAGAATATCGTTTAAGTTTACGTTTGAGTTGATCATCGCGGGCGCCCGCGTTCAGCGCAGCGGCCAGCGGCCGCGCGACACATGGGGTGGGCGCATAGCCGCGCAGACAGAAGAATTGCTGATGGAGCATGCATGGACGAGTTGACACTCGGTTTGATCGGCGCGGGTGCCGTGGTGGTCGGGGGCGTGGTCGTGTACAACGCATGGCAAGGCGCCAAGGTGCGCCGCAAGATGCCGCGTCCAATGCCGGCCGATACCGCCGAAAGTTTCGCGCGGGACGATCAGGAGGAGCAGAGCCCGTTTATCGAACCGGCCCGGCCGACCACGCGGCGGGAGCCGGTAGTGGGTTCAGACTCTGCGGCGGAAACTGCGGCGGCGCGCGTCGAGCCGACTTTTGGCACAGCAGCCGCGCCGCTCGATACGCCGGCCGATATCCAGGCTGAGACGACAACGCCGAACGGTTATCCGGAAGCCGAGGGCATTGCTGAAGCCGAAGCTGAAGGCGGCCACGCGGCGAAAGCCGGTGAACCGGTCGAGCCGATCCTGCCCGCTGCCACGACGATTTCGTCGGCGCCGCCGGCTATCGTCGACCGCCGCATCGATTGCATCGTGCCGATCCGTTTGAACGGCCCG comes from Burkholderia sp. GAS332 and encodes:
- a CDS encoding condensin subunit Smc; its protein translation is MRLTSIKLAGFKSFVDPTHFQVPGQLVGVVGPNGCGKSNIIDAVRWVLGESRASELRGESMQDVIFNGSTARKPGSRASVELVFDNADGRAAGQWGQYAEIAVKRVLTRDGTSSYYINNLPARRRDIQDIFLGTGLGPRAYAIIGQGMIARLIEAKPEELRVFLEEAAGVSKYKERRRETENRLHDTRENLIRVEDIVRELSANLEKLEAQAIVATKYKDLQADGEEKQRLLWLLRKNEAGGEQERQQRAIEQAQIDLEAQTAKLREVEAQLETLRVAHYSASDAMQGAQGALYEANAEVSRLEAEIKFIVESRNRVQAQIAALTAQREQWQSQAQKAQDDLEDAEEQLAVAEEKAALAEDEAAAKHDAMPALEARWRDAQTELNAERGGIAQTEQALKLEAAHQRNADQQLQQLQQRHERLKSEAGGLDAPDEAQLEDLRMQLAENEEILHDAQTRLADAQETLPRLDGERRAAQERVQAESAQIHQLDARLAALKQLQENVQTEGKIQPWLEKHELNGLPRLWKKLHVEAGWEAALEAVLRERLAALEVSNLDWVKAFATDAPPAKLAFYAPPAAGQPAATPPALRPLLSLVRIDDAGIRAVLNDWLGLAFVADDMQQALAMRSQLPEGGSFVVKAGHVVTRVGVQLYAADSEQAGMLARQQEIENLGRQVRAQALLADEAKAAAIRAEAAHTQAAQALTDVRQQSERATQRVHALQMDVLKLAQAHERYTQRSTQIREELAEITAQIEEQRALRGESEANFERHDSELAELQARFEDHQMAFEALDEALTAARAQSRDLDRAATDARFAARNMANRIEELKRSIQVSHEQSERVAASLEDARAELETINEQTAHTGLQDALDIRAVKEEALHAARLELDDLTAKLRAADETRLTAERALQPLRDRINELQLKEQAARLNGEQFIEQLAAAGVDEAELQAKLTPDMKPSYLQGEVTRINNAITALGPVNMAALDELKAASERKTFLDSQSADLNNAIETLEDAIRKIDGETRTLLQGTFDEVNRHFGELFPRLFGGGQAKLIMTGDEILDAGVQVMAQPPGKKNSTIHLLSGGEKALTATALVFAMFQLNPAPFCLLDEVDAPLDDANTERFANLVRAMSDKTQFLFISHNKIAMEMAQQLIGVTMQEQGVSRIVAVDMETAAGFAQNIV